The Kozakia baliensis genome includes a region encoding these proteins:
- the moaC gene encoding cyclic pyranopterin monophosphate synthase MoaC, with product MATLTHVDEKGQQPRMVDVGDKEITQREAHAQARLRFPPEVAKTLADAGFMTSKGAVLTVAQIAGVMGVKATSQLIPLCHPLALNGCKVEITVDGDEAIVNCRVKCQGKTGVEMEALTGASIAALTIYDMCKALSHDMVIHDVRLLGKSGGKRDFGTTQEA from the coding sequence ATGGCGACGCTCACCCATGTGGACGAAAAAGGCCAGCAGCCACGTATGGTGGATGTCGGCGATAAAGAGATCACGCAGCGCGAGGCCCATGCACAGGCACGTCTGCGCTTTCCGCCTGAAGTTGCGAAAACGCTGGCCGACGCAGGCTTCATGACCTCCAAAGGCGCAGTGCTGACGGTTGCGCAGATCGCGGGCGTCATGGGCGTGAAAGCGACATCGCAACTCATTCCGCTTTGTCATCCGCTGGCATTGAACGGCTGTAAGGTCGAAATCACCGTGGATGGGGATGAGGCGATCGTGAATTGCCGCGTCAAATGCCAAGGCAAGACCGGCGTGGAAATGGAAGCGCTGACCGGTGCCTCCATTGCAGCGCTGACGATTTACGACATGTGCAAGGCGCTCTCGCACGACATGGTGATTCATGATGTGCGCCTGCTGGGAAAATCCGGCGGAAAGCGCGATTTCGGCACGACCCAGGAGGCCTGA
- a CDS encoding DNA polymerase III subunit chi has translation MAEIGFYHLTRSSVEEALPQLLGRTLEAGQRAVIRCKDAAQVKALDAALWKVRDPVWLPHGSKAMGHAPRQPIWLTEGEDAPNGAAFVFLLDGGAELGLENFARIFDLFDGRDEAAVGRARKRWTAMKSAGHELAYWQQQPRGWHRAR, from the coding sequence ATGGCGGAAATCGGCTTCTATCATCTAACGCGCAGCAGCGTGGAAGAGGCGTTGCCCCAACTCCTGGGCCGCACGCTGGAAGCTGGGCAGCGGGCCGTCATTCGGTGCAAAGACGCGGCGCAGGTGAAGGCGCTGGACGCCGCACTTTGGAAAGTGCGCGATCCGGTGTGGCTTCCGCACGGCAGCAAGGCGATGGGCCATGCGCCGCGTCAGCCGATCTGGCTGACCGAGGGCGAGGACGCGCCGAACGGCGCGGCGTTCGTGTTCCTGCTGGATGGCGGGGCGGAACTGGGCCTGGAAAACTTTGCGCGCATATTCGATCTTTTCGACGGTCGTGACGAAGCGGCGGTAGGGCGCGCCCGGAAACGCTGGACCGCCATGAAAAGCGCGGGACACGAACTGGCTTACTGGCAGCAACAACCGCGCGGCTGGCATCGGGCACGATAA
- a CDS encoding XdhC family protein, whose protein sequence is MDAINRPELPATWPRWPTYGTIDDLLPSLAQWSAQKKRAALATLVEITGSSPRPLGSEMVIAENGDVAGYVSGGCVEAAVALEGLASIADGKARVLDYGAGSPIVDIQLTCGGRIGILVRPIVDLAGYVSHRYAARCARHVLNVVSDMETGAMRFIEGEAKAGPGEFVRVHTPLTRLVAVGGDPVTLALLSMARNFNFELGLLRPMGPEQAPEGFDLGFYDRRRLETALADLALDRWSAVYSLTHDAQADLRVAHHALASEAFCVGVLGSRRKIAARVKALRDAGVSEKALKRLHLPAGIDIAARTPQEIALSILAQIVAARSDSAP, encoded by the coding sequence ATGGACGCCATCAACAGGCCCGAACTGCCTGCTACCTGGCCGCGTTGGCCTACCTACGGCACGATCGACGATCTGCTTCCCAGTCTTGCGCAATGGTCGGCGCAGAAAAAACGCGCGGCGTTGGCGACGTTGGTGGAAATTACCGGTTCCTCACCGCGCCCGCTTGGAAGCGAGATGGTGATAGCGGAAAATGGCGATGTCGCTGGTTATGTGTCCGGTGGGTGCGTGGAAGCCGCCGTGGCGCTGGAAGGGCTGGCGTCCATCGCCGACGGGAAGGCGCGGGTGCTCGATTACGGAGCGGGCAGCCCCATCGTGGATATTCAACTGACCTGCGGTGGGCGCATCGGCATTTTGGTCCGGCCCATCGTGGATTTGGCGGGCTACGTTTCTCATCGCTATGCCGCACGGTGCGCGCGCCATGTGTTGAACGTGGTCAGCGATATGGAAACAGGGGCCATGCGTTTCATCGAAGGGGAAGCGAAAGCGGGGCCGGGAGAATTCGTGCGGGTGCATACCCCTCTGACGCGATTGGTGGCCGTTGGCGGCGATCCGGTGACGTTGGCGCTGCTGAGCATGGCGCGGAACTTCAATTTCGAACTGGGTCTGCTGCGCCCGATGGGGCCGGAACAAGCGCCCGAAGGTTTCGATCTAGGCTTTTACGACCGGCGGAGATTGGAGACGGCGTTGGCCGATCTGGCGCTGGATCGTTGGAGCGCCGTTTATAGCCTGACGCACGATGCGCAGGCGGATCTGCGCGTGGCGCATCATGCTTTGGCGTCGGAGGCGTTTTGCGTGGGCGTTCTGGGCAGTCGCCGCAAGATCGCGGCGCGGGTCAAGGCGCTGCGCGATGCGGGGGTTTCGGAAAAGGCGCTGAAGCGGTTGCATTTGCCGGCGGGAATCGACATCGCGGCCCGCACACCGCAAGAGATAGCCCTTTCGATTCTGGCGCAGATCGTGGCGGCGCGTTCCGATTCCGCACCGTAA
- a CDS encoding MoaD/ThiS family protein, whose product MPRIDLEYFAILRDQAGRQKETRETNAASLAALYDELTDAYGFTLSRARLRVAVNAAFSTWEQPVNEGDIVVFIPPVSGG is encoded by the coding sequence TTGCCCCGTATCGACCTCGAATATTTCGCCATCCTACGCGACCAAGCCGGACGGCAGAAAGAAACACGCGAGACGAACGCAGCATCCCTCGCCGCGCTTTATGACGAACTAACCGATGCCTATGGCTTCACTCTGTCCCGCGCACGGCTGCGAGTTGCGGTGAATGCAGCTTTTTCAACCTGGGAGCAGCCTGTGAACGAAGGTGATATTGTTGTGTTCATCCCGCCGGTGTCGGGCGGATGA
- a CDS encoding sulfite exporter TauE/SafE family protein has protein sequence MSLLDVINPLYVASGLGVGFLVGMTGVGGGSLMTPLLILVFRIHPQSAVGTDLLYAAITKSVGTLVHGRKGSVDWRVVARLASGSLPATLVTLAFLSWYGSPSHDTARLISIALGVALLLTAPSVFFRRELQAWSHRHAGELTEKQAAIWTIVLGALLGVMVTISSVGAGAIGMTVLILLYPNLPTAKLVGSDIAHAVPLTFIAGMGHWWMGSVQIPMLVSLLCGSIPGIILGSLCIGAVNERVQRSVLAAVLFIVGWRLI, from the coding sequence ATGTCTCTTTTGGATGTTATCAATCCTCTCTACGTCGCTTCTGGCCTGGGTGTAGGATTTCTAGTGGGGATGACCGGCGTGGGCGGCGGATCGCTGATGACGCCGCTGCTCATCCTGGTGTTTCGCATTCACCCGCAATCCGCCGTCGGGACGGATCTGCTTTATGCCGCAATCACGAAATCCGTCGGCACTTTGGTGCACGGCCGCAAAGGATCGGTGGATTGGCGCGTGGTCGCAAGGCTGGCATCCGGCAGTCTGCCCGCCACTTTAGTGACTCTGGCTTTCCTGAGTTGGTATGGCAGCCCCTCCCACGATACGGCGCGCTTGATTTCGATCGCTTTGGGCGTTGCGCTTTTATTGACTGCACCAAGCGTGTTCTTTCGGCGTGAATTGCAGGCATGGTCTCATCGCCATGCCGGTGAACTCACCGAGAAACAAGCGGCGATATGGACGATTGTGCTCGGAGCGTTGCTCGGCGTGATGGTGACGATTTCATCCGTAGGCGCAGGCGCGATCGGCATGACCGTGCTGATCCTGCTCTACCCGAATCTACCGACGGCCAAGCTCGTCGGCTCCGACATCGCCCATGCCGTGCCGCTCACCTTCATTGCGGGAATGGGGCATTGGTGGATGGGGTCCGTCCAAATCCCGATGCTGGTTTCGCTGCTGTGCGGCTCCATCCCTGGCATTATTTTGGGAAGCTTGTGCATCGGGGCCGTCAACGAGCGCGTCCAACGCTCGGTGCTCGCGGCAGTGCTCTTTATCGTCGGCTGGCGGTTGATCTAG
- a CDS encoding molybdopterin molybdotransferase MoeA has product MTELLSVARAEALIRENTNRFGTETVSLTAAMGRVLRQTVRAERALPPFDRVMMDGIACRLEDGASLRIAGMQAAGAPPRTLPEGAVCLEVTTGAVLPQGADTVIPVERLVREGDNVRLQDGYAAERGQFIHRQGADCAAAEELLAPGVRLNAPAMAVLASNGVSKVEVAQIPSIGIISTGNELVAPEDDVAPWQIRRSNEYALAGALHARGFTRHDFAVVQDDLAATTALLEKQLARHDVLVLSGGVSMGEYDYVPRALAALGVDRIFHKIAQRPGKPMWFGVGPQGQRVFALPGNPVSALVCGVRYVVPALLEAQGLNAPFTFPTRLQEPVARIPTLTRFVPVRLHHDEQGQALGLPRPMTTSGDFNRLSDTDGFVALDPGPGEAQSGDIARFYAW; this is encoded by the coding sequence ATGACGGAACTATTGAGCGTGGCGCGGGCTGAAGCCCTGATCCGTGAAAATACGAACCGATTTGGAACGGAAACCGTGTCGTTGACGGCGGCGATGGGCCGCGTTCTCCGCCAGACGGTGCGCGCCGAACGCGCCTTGCCGCCTTTCGATCGCGTGATGATGGACGGCATCGCCTGCCGCTTGGAAGATGGCGCTTCCCTGCGCATCGCCGGCATGCAGGCAGCGGGCGCTCCACCACGCACATTACCTGAAGGAGCGGTTTGCCTCGAAGTCACAACGGGCGCAGTCCTGCCGCAGGGCGCGGATACGGTCATTCCGGTCGAGCGCTTGGTGCGCGAAGGCGATAATGTGCGCCTTCAGGACGGATATGCCGCCGAACGCGGGCAGTTCATTCATCGCCAGGGCGCCGATTGCGCGGCGGCGGAGGAGTTGCTCGCCCCGGGTGTGCGCCTGAACGCGCCTGCGATGGCCGTTCTCGCGAGCAATGGCGTCTCGAAGGTCGAGGTCGCGCAAATCCCTTCGATCGGCATCATCTCCACCGGTAATGAACTCGTCGCTCCGGAAGACGATGTCGCCCCCTGGCAAATTCGCCGCTCCAACGAATATGCTTTGGCGGGCGCGCTCCATGCCCGTGGTTTCACGCGCCACGATTTCGCTGTGGTGCAGGACGATCTCGCCGCCACGACCGCGCTTTTGGAAAAGCAACTCGCGCGTCATGACGTCTTGGTCCTGAGCGGCGGCGTCTCGATGGGCGAATATGATTACGTGCCCCGTGCCTTGGCGGCGCTTGGCGTGGACCGTATTTTCCACAAAATCGCGCAACGCCCCGGCAAGCCGATGTGGTTCGGCGTCGGGCCGCAAGGACAGCGCGTTTTCGCCCTCCCCGGCAATCCGGTTTCCGCTCTGGTCTGCGGTGTGCGTTACGTGGTTCCGGCTCTGCTCGAAGCACAAGGCCTAAACGCTCCTTTCACCTTCCCTACTCGTTTGCAAGAACCCGTTGCGCGGATTCCCACTCTGACGCGCTTCGTACCGGTGCGCCTTCATCATGACGAGCAGGGCCAGGCGCTTGGCCTTCCCCGGCCGATGACGACCTCCGGCGATTTCAATCGGCTCTCCGATACGGATGGTTTCGTGGCGCTAGACCCAGGCCCCGGCGAAGCGCAGTCCGGCGATATCGCGCGTTTCTATGCCTGGTAG
- a CDS encoding leucyl aminopeptidase, whose product MLDIQIQAPFPILQGAGAPESEQSLVLLTSTNFDVADGPFAHLDAATGGALRRAVAISGYKGEREQSCVLLAPCAALARLVLIGCGADEELDANAVEAAGGQAAQALKNTTHADIAFAGRSADYAAHAAYGAVLNQYRFDLYHSPEAEPKPRLQRLTLGVKEVEAAQTQWRALEAVAQGVIRARDLVTEPPNVLTPPEFARRIETLRDLGVDVEVMDSAALRELGFGALLGVAQGSEQEARLVVMRYRGSEEAPLAFIGKGVTFDSGGISIKPAAGMDEMKTDMGGAATVVGLLEAVARRKARTHVIGLVGLVENMVSGNAQRPGDVVKSYSGQTIEVLNTDAEGRLVLADVLAYARDRFQPRFMVDLATLTGAIVVSLGHARAGLFSNDDALAEKLFALGENVGENVWRMPMGKAYDKLLRSDIADMKNITGRPGSAITAAQFLARFVKDTPWAHLDIAGVAWRSDAAPLCPKGATGFGVRLLDALVQAHETGPRD is encoded by the coding sequence ATGCTCGACATCCAGATCCAAGCGCCTTTTCCGATTTTGCAAGGCGCCGGCGCTCCGGAATCCGAGCAATCCCTCGTTCTGCTGACCAGCACGAATTTCGATGTGGCCGATGGTCCGTTCGCCCATCTGGACGCCGCCACCGGCGGTGCGCTGCGCCGAGCCGTGGCCATTTCGGGTTACAAGGGCGAGCGCGAACAAAGCTGCGTGCTGCTCGCGCCCTGTGCTGCATTGGCGCGGTTGGTTCTGATCGGCTGCGGCGCCGATGAGGAACTGGACGCCAACGCCGTCGAAGCCGCCGGAGGCCAAGCGGCCCAGGCGCTGAAAAACACGACCCACGCCGATATCGCCTTTGCCGGGCGCAGCGCCGACTATGCCGCCCATGCCGCTTATGGCGCAGTGCTGAACCAATATCGTTTCGATCTCTATCATTCGCCGGAAGCGGAGCCGAAACCGCGCCTGCAACGCCTGACGCTCGGCGTGAAGGAAGTGGAAGCCGCCCAGACGCAATGGCGAGCGCTGGAAGCCGTGGCGCAGGGCGTTATCCGCGCGCGCGATCTGGTGACGGAGCCGCCGAACGTTCTCACGCCGCCTGAATTCGCGCGCCGCATCGAAACGCTGCGCGATCTCGGCGTGGATGTGGAGGTGATGGATAGCGCCGCCCTCCGCGAGTTGGGCTTCGGCGCGCTGTTGGGCGTGGCGCAGGGCAGCGAGCAGGAAGCGCGCCTCGTCGTGATGCGCTATCGCGGTTCCGAGGAAGCGCCGCTCGCCTTTATCGGTAAGGGCGTGACGTTCGATTCCGGTGGCATTTCGATCAAACCCGCCGCGGGAATGGATGAAATGAAAACCGACATGGGCGGCGCTGCGACGGTGGTGGGCCTGCTGGAAGCCGTGGCGCGACGCAAAGCGCGCACGCATGTCATCGGCCTTGTGGGGTTGGTGGAGAACATGGTTTCCGGCAACGCGCAGCGCCCTGGCGATGTGGTGAAAAGCTATTCCGGCCAAACCATCGAAGTGCTGAACACCGATGCCGAAGGGCGCTTGGTCCTGGCGGATGTTCTCGCCTATGCGCGGGACCGTTTTCAGCCGCGCTTCATGGTCGATCTCGCCACGTTGACGGGCGCGATCGTCGTCAGCCTCGGCCATGCGCGCGCCGGTCTGTTCAGCAATGACGATGCTTTGGCCGAGAAGCTGTTCGCCCTGGGCGAGAATGTTGGGGAGAATGTGTGGCGCATGCCGATGGGCAAAGCCTACGACAAGCTGCTGCGCTCCGACATTGCGGACATGAAGAACATCACCGGCCGCCCTGGCAGCGCCATCACCGCCGCGCAATTCCTGGCACGCTTCGTTAAAGATACGCCCTGGGCGCATCTCGATATCGCGGGCGTGGCGTGGCGCAGCGATGCCGCGCCGCTCTGCCCCAAAGGCGCGACCGGGTTCGGCGTGCGCTTGTTGGATGCGCTCGTGCAAGCGCATGAAACCGGCCCGCGCGACTGA
- the moaA gene encoding GTP 3',8-cyclase MoaA, whose translation MPGSTMPAPLADRFGRPLRDLRISVMDRCNFRCPYCMPESTYHEHFRFLEARERLSFDEIERVACVAASFGVTKLRLTGGEPLLRPQLPELIARLAAIPGIEDVALTTNGVLLERHAAALKQAGLHRITVSLDSLDPAIFARMSGGRAQLTPVLESIASAQALGFAGGVKLNTVVQRGVNDEGVLDLLDYFRNTGVVVRFIEYMDVGNRNGWEREDVVTSRDLLTRIVTRWPLEPLSPHYRGEVAKRYRYRDGAGEIGFISSVSEPFCGDCSRARLSSEGQIYTCLFATKGTDLRRILREEDDAALQKALAQVWRDRTDRYSEERAERRADKARGKIEMHYIGG comes from the coding sequence ATGCCTGGTAGCACGATGCCCGCTCCTTTGGCCGATCGTTTCGGGCGACCTTTGCGCGATCTCCGCATTTCGGTGATGGATCGCTGCAATTTCCGTTGCCCCTACTGTATGCCGGAATCGACCTATCACGAGCATTTCCGTTTTCTGGAAGCGCGTGAGCGGTTGAGTTTCGACGAGATCGAACGCGTGGCGTGCGTCGCCGCCTCCTTTGGCGTGACCAAACTCCGCCTGACCGGCGGCGAGCCGCTTCTGCGCCCCCAACTTCCCGAACTGATCGCACGGCTCGCGGCTATTCCCGGCATCGAAGATGTCGCGCTTACGACCAACGGCGTCTTGCTGGAACGGCATGCCGCCGCGTTGAAACAGGCCGGGCTGCACCGGATTACCGTCAGTCTGGATAGTCTCGACCCGGCGATCTTCGCGCGTATGAGCGGCGGTCGCGCGCAACTGACGCCGGTGCTGGAAAGCATCGCCAGCGCGCAGGCGCTCGGTTTCGCAGGGGGCGTTAAGCTCAACACGGTCGTGCAGCGCGGCGTGAACGATGAGGGTGTGCTCGATCTGCTCGATTATTTCCGCAATACCGGCGTCGTCGTGCGGTTCATCGAATATATGGATGTCGGCAACCGCAATGGCTGGGAGCGCGAGGATGTCGTCACGTCTCGCGATTTGCTGACGCGCATCGTTACGCGTTGGCCGTTGGAGCCGCTCTCTCCCCATTATCGCGGCGAAGTCGCCAAGCGCTATCGCTACCGGGACGGCGCGGGCGAGATCGGCTTCATCTCCTCCGTCAGCGAACCGTTCTGCGGCGATTGCTCACGCGCGCGCCTGTCTTCGGAGGGGCAGATCTATACCTGCCTGTTCGCCACGAAAGGCACCGATCTGCGTCGTATTCTCCGCGAAGAAGACGATGCGGCCCTGCAAAAAGCCCTCGCTCAGGTGTGGCGCGATCGCACCGACCGCTATAGTGAGGAGCGCGCCGAACGCCGCGCAGATAAAGCGCGCGGGAAAATCGAAATGCATTATATCGGAGGCTGA
- a CDS encoding molybdenum cofactor biosynthesis protein MoaE, which yields MSRFFVSAEPVDLAALRAELHLDEAGGFCVFEGWVRNRNEGRAVDGLDYESYEPLAVNEGTQIMEEACAQFAISGAVAMHRVGSLKIGDVAVWIGVSAPHRDAAFKACRYIIDEIKLRVPVWKKERYLDGDTEWIACHQTEAGS from the coding sequence ATGAGCCGCTTCTTCGTCTCCGCCGAACCCGTGGATTTGGCGGCGCTGCGCGCGGAATTGCATCTCGACGAAGCGGGCGGGTTTTGCGTGTTCGAAGGGTGGGTCCGCAACCGCAACGAAGGACGCGCGGTGGACGGGTTGGATTATGAATCCTACGAACCGCTTGCCGTGAATGAGGGCACGCAGATTATGGAGGAGGCCTGCGCGCAATTCGCCATCAGCGGGGCGGTCGCGATGCATCGCGTCGGCAGCCTCAAGATCGGCGATGTGGCCGTATGGATCGGTGTCTCCGCACCGCATCGCGACGCGGCGTTCAAGGCATGCCGCTATATTATCGACGAGATCAAGCTGCGCGTGCCGGTTTGGAAGAAAGAACGCTATCTGGATGGCGATACCGAATGGATCGCTTGCCACCAGACCGAAGCTGGAAGCTAG